Proteins encoded in a region of the Canis lupus familiaris isolate Mischka breed German Shepherd chromosome 1, alternate assembly UU_Cfam_GSD_1.0, whole genome shotgun sequence genome:
- the OMD gene encoding osteomodulin, translating into MGFLSRACVLFFFFGVKVYCQYESYQWDEDYDQEPDDVYQPEFPFHQNEDFQVPFHQHMLGCATECFCPPNFPSSMYCDNRKLKTIPRVPAHIQQVYLQFNEIEAVTTDSFINATHLKEINLSHNKITSQKIDLGVFAKLPNLLQLHLQHNNLEDFPFPLPKSLERLLLGYNEISRLQTNAMDGLVNLTMLDLCYNQLEDSMLQEKILAKMEKLMQLNLCNNRLKSMPPGLPSSLMYLSLENNSISSIPENYFNELPKLQAVRMSHNKLQDIPYNIFNLSNLIELNVGHNKLKQAFYIPRNLQHLYLQNNEIESINVTVMCPSVDPLHYHHLTYIRLDQNKLKEPITSYISLCFPYIHTIYYGEQRSSNGQTIQLKTQVFRFQDDADSEEHEDHQEGPEQEETEENTDHHYYGS; encoded by the exons atgggcTTTCTAAGTCGAGCATgtgtccttttcttcttttttggagtCAAAGTATATTGCCAGTATGAAAGTTATCAATGGGATGAAGATTATGATCAAGAACCAGATGATGTCTACCAACCAGAATTTCCATTTCATCAAAATGAGGACTTTCAAGTTCCTTTTCATCAGCATATGTTAGGCTGTGCCACTGAATGTTTCTGTCCACCCAATTTTCCATCATCAATGTACTGTGACAATCGCAAACTCAAGACTATCCCACGTGTCCCAGCACACATACAGCAAGTCTACCTTCAATTCAATGAAATTGAGGCTGTGACTACAGATTCATTCATTAATGCAACACATCTTAAAGAAATCAACCTCAGCCACAACAAAATTACTTCTCAAAAGATTGATCTTGGTGTGTTTGCTAAGTTGCCAAATCTACTACAACTTCACTTACAGCATAACAATTTAGAAGACTTTCCATTTCCTCTCCCCAAGTCTTTGGAAAGACTTCTTCTTGGCTACAATGAGATCTCCAGATTGCAGACAAACGCCATGGATGGGCTAGTGAACCTGACAATGCTTGATCTCTGTTATAATCAGCTTGAGGATTCCATGTTACAAGAAAAAATACTTgccaaaatggaaaaattaatgcAGCTCAACCTATGTAATAACAGATTGAAATCAATGCCTCCTGGTCTGCCTTCTTCACTGATGTACctatctttagaaaataattcaatttcttCTATACCAGAAAATTACTTCAACGAACTTCCCAAACTTCAGGCTGTACGAATGTCACACAACAAACTACAAGATATcccatataatatttttaatctttccaacCTAATAGAGCTCAATGTTGGACACAACAAACTGAAGCAAGCATTTTATATTCCAAGAAATTTACAACACCTATACCTACAGAACAATGAAATCGAAA gtatcAATGTTACAGTGATGTGTCCGTCTGTTGACCCACTGCATTACCACCATTTAACATACATTCGTTTGGACCAAAATAAGCTAAAAGAGCCAATAACCTCATAcatttccctctgcttcccttaTATACACACTATTTATTATGGTGAGCAAAGAAGCAGTAATGGTCAAACAATACAACTGAAGACCCAAGTTTTCAGATTTCAGGATGATGCTGATAGTGAAGAACATGAGGATCACCAAGAAGGTCCagaacaagaagaaacagaagaaaacactgaCCATCACTACTATGGAAGTTAA